The sequence below is a genomic window from Paenibacillus sp. DCT19.
TGGTCTGTGGATTAGTGCTGTTCTTTGTTCTAAGGAAATTTGTCAAACGTGCCAAGCAAATTGGAGATAAGACATCTGAATTCTCGCAACTATATTACCACGGGCTGACAGAACATTTTAACGGGATAAAAGATATCAAAAGCAACATGCTTGAACATTCCCATATTCATTGGTTTGATGGCATGTGTAGACGAATTGAACGTAACGTTATCCAGTTTAGTAAGCTTAATAGTGGAACTCAGTTAATCCACAAGGTATCTTCTGCCGTCATTATTGCTGCATTCATCTATCTCTCGATGCGTGTGCTGAATGTACCCCCAGCGAGCCTGCTGCTTATTATTCTTATTTTCTCCCGTCTGTGGCCAAGATTCACTTCGATTCAGTCTAATCTGGAGTATATCAGCTCCATGCTACCTGCATTTCGGATTGTTCGTGAGCTACAGCTGGAGACGGAGAAAAGTCGTGAAATACATAATCCCCTCACAGGTGCGGCAGTTCAGTCTGACTCTGATCCGTCTAGTCCTGGTCCGCGTTCCATGCGGGTGAAAGCGAAAGCCCAAGCCCAGACCCAGGCTCAAGTGAGCACAAGTGGTATGGTGGAGGATATGCGTCCCATTCAGCCCTTGGAATTACTGCGGTCCATTAGCTGTGAGCATGTGAATTATCGTTATGAGGGGAGTAATACGTATGCTCTTCATGAAGCGAATGTCACAGTCCCGGCTAAAGGCATGACGGCTATTGTAGGTAAATCCGGTGCAGGAAAAAGTACTCTGATTGATCTTATTATGGGTCTGATTCGTCCAGAGAGTGGTCAGATTCTCATTGATGGTGTGCCTCTGAGCGAAAGCTCATTGCTGGCGTGGCGAAGTTCAATCGGATATGTGCCTCAAGATCCATTTTTGTTTCATACCAGTATTCGTGAAAATCTACGTTTGGTTGACCCTGATGCCAGTGAAGAGCAGATGTGGCAAGCGCTACAGTTCTCGTCTTCGGCATCCTTTGTACGGAAATTGCCACAGGGTCTGGATACCGTTATCGGTGATCGGGGAATAAGGTTATCCGGCGGGGAACGCCAACGGTTAGTGCTTGCTCGTGTGATGCTACGCAATCCTTCTGTGCTTGTACTGGATGAAGCGACAAGTGCATTAGACAGTGAAAATGAACAGCATATTCATGAGGCGCTTGAACGATTAAGAGGACATGTAACAATTATCGTGATTGCCCATCGTTTATCAACTATTCGTACAGCCGATCGTGTCATTGTCCTGGATGAAGGCCAGGTTATTCAGCAGGGCGGTTACCAGCAACTGTCCACGGATCCTGTAGGTACCTTCAGTAAACTGCTTAACATGCAGGCAGGTGTAGTGGGTCAGTAGGTGTAGAGCAATAGGTGTTGGTGATGTAAGCATTGCTTGATGTTATGAAATGCAAAGAGGCGCAGACATTGCTGCGCCTCCGATCTGTAACACGTGTCTGCGAACTGCCACATACAATGTCATACCTTTTACCTTTAAACTTTGAAAATGAAGACTAACGTATGAACTTATCCAATGCTATTGGTGGTTGTAGAGAGAGGAAGTTGCAGAGAATCCGTCTGTTCTAGATGTTTTACAATTTCAGCTACAGCTTCGTCCAGAGAGAGCAGTTCCGTATCGATAATGAGCGAAGGTTCTTCGGGAACATCATAAGGTGCTGAGATTCCAGTGAAATGTGGGATATCACCGTTACGTGCTTTTTTGTATAAACCTTTGGGGTCACGCCGTTCACATTCCTCAATCGAGCAACGAACATAGATTTCAATAAAATCACCAGGTTCGAATAACTGCTTGACCATCTGTCGATCCTCAGCGTGAGGAGAAATGAAAGCAGAGAGAACAATCAATCCAGCATCCACCATTAGCTTAGAAACTTCACCAATCCGGCGTAGATTCTCCTGACGATCCGTGGTGGTAAAGCCAAGATCCCGGTTAAGTCCATGACGCACATTATCCCCATCCAGCACATAACAACGTATTCCTGCGTCATACAAATGCTTCTCTAACGCAAATGCAAGGGAGGACTTCCCTGCACCAGACAGACCTGTGAACCACAGTGTACGGCTGCGATGACCATTGCGAATCTCGCGTTCTTGTCGATCTAAGCTGGATTGTTGCCAGGTAATATTACGTTCTTCTCTCGTCACAGATATCCGCCTCTTCCTAAGTAGTATATGTATAATATTTTAACATCTTTTCAAGATTATAGCATCAAATTATACCTATCAATCATAGGCTATGTAAGGTATTTATTCGCAATCAAGAACCTATTTCTGCATCATAATATGGTATGGAATGGAGAGATCACAGGGAGCATGTTAAGTTCAATTTTGATCGCGCTGCAGGTCGTGATTTTAATCTGGTTTGGGTACTGGTTTATCATCTCATTGTTTGGATTCGGTAAAGCAAAACCGATGGAAATGCGTGCTCCTAAGAGTCGGTTCTTGCTGCTTGTTCCTGCTCATAATGAGGAGGTTGTAATCGGAGATCTACTAGATAATTTGAAGATGATTGATTATCCAGCGGAGCTGTTCGATATCTGCCTTATTGCCGATAATTGTTCTGATCTAACCGCCGATATTGGTCGGGAAAAGGGAGTCATTGTGCTGGAGCACTATTATATGCCCGGTGAACCTAAAGGCAAGCCATATGCAATGAAATATGCACTAGATATGATCGACCTGGATGATTATGAAGGAATTTGCGTTTTCGATGCAGATAACTTGGTAACTCCGAACTATCTCAAAGAAATGAATAACCATCTCATCGCAGGTCACCGGATCATTCAATGTTATTTGGATACGAAGAATCCCAAGGATAATTTTATCACCATGTCTTACGCAACCAGCTATTATATGATGAATCGCTCCTGGCAGTTAGCCAAATCTCGATTGGGTCTGGGAAATGCAATTGGTGGTACAGGATTCTGCGTTGAACGCCAATTGTTTAACGAGATTGGTTGGACTGCGCGCAGCTTAACGGAAGATCTGGAGTTCACGATGCAGGCATTGTTGAAAGGTGTTAAAACCCATTGGTCTCATTACGCCAAAGTGTATGACGAGAAACCAACGAATTTTTGGTTCAGTTGTGTTCAACGTTTACGTTGGGCAAGGGGCACTGGGACGTATGTTTCAAATATGCTTTTCCTCTAATCTGGCGAGGTATCACGAAGCGTGATATGTCTGCGATCGATGGTGCGATGTATCTGCTTAACCCTGGGAAAGTAGTTGTCGCTACAGCGATGAGTATGATGTTTTATATCTCTCTGGTGTTTGGAGATCAATTGTATGATCCATTTGTGCCGATGTGGTTATATGGGGCGATGATTCTATTTAATGTCATATATATCGGTATTGCGCTCAGAGACGCATCTCACAAGATCAATCTATTTAAATCCTATGCAAGTCTGCTGTTCATTAGTTACTCCTACATTCCTTTATTTATGTGGGCGTTGGTTACCTTTACGAAGCGTGTATGGATTAGGACAGAGCACACCAAGAGCACAAGTTTACAAGAGGTGGAGAAAGCTCAAGTTAGTGCTTAATTAACGAGAAAGAGTCATCGGAATCTCAGGCTCCGAGGGACTCTTTTTTTGCTATACTATGAGGAGGCTGAATCGGTTCAAAGGCTCGCAGCAACAACAGCTTAGGTGGAGGTTTCTTTGTATGAAAGTTAGTATTACGAGATGGTATTCACAGCAAAATCAAGAAACCTATATGCAGATCGCTCCAATCAAGCGAGGCCTATTGTTTAATCTGGCACATACATACGAAGCTTTACATGCAGCAGGTGCATATGCTTTTGTTATGGAGAATAAGCAATTGCAGAAGCTGCAAAGGTTGTTGACCCGAAAGAGGGCGCAAGAGCACAGGTTTCCTTCTTCCCTACGAGTAAAATGCAATGATGACGTTAAACGCAAATTAGTTATTCGAAAAATAGGACAAGATCAGCTTGGAATGCAGTTACAAATGGATGACTGTACACTTGAGACAAATGGAGAAGATCTGGCCGCTATTCTTAGATTCATTACGGAACAATTGGCTATGTTAAGTGGGCAAGAGGATGAAGACCGTCGCTGCCAAGAACGTGTGACGTTGTATTCTCCACAAACAGCAACACAGTTTGAGTATGAAATTATAGGCCGCGGATTCCATATCGTCATGATGCAGAAACAGTTCATAGAGGATCAGGTGCGGGGGAGCCATATATGAGTTTCACCTCGATATTCAAGACCTGCTCCGGTTGCAAACTTGGATGGAGCACAGTTCCTTTCATCCGCTGAGTGAATCCGGAATGACTATAAGGTTATCCGATGTGATGGATATTGACCTCAACGTGATGTGTTCTGAAGAGATAATTCAATTTACTATGATTAAAAAAGGGGTTAACCAGTGCCAGTTTTCCTTCCAAACCGGTGAGGAAATTCAGCAATTCGGTGAATATATTCACGAAGCGATATATCGTTACTAAGAACCAAAATACATATATTTGCTGTCCCTGAGGCATATTACCTGTAGGTGTTTGTACTAGGAATATAAACAATACTCAGGAACAGGGGCGAATTGAATGAAGCGATTGGTGCTTTACGTGCTGTTAGCAATAGTAGTAGCAACCGGCACGCTGCCGGCACAGATTGAAGCATCGCCGGTGAACGGAGCATATCATTTCGGATTCAAAAAAAGTCAAAATGGGCAGTTGCCTTCAATCGATCAGGAAGGTTTTAAAGCGATCTTGGAGCAAAATGATGCCATTTTCTTGGGAGATACCAAGCAAAAAGAATTGTATCTCACGTTCGATAATGGATATGAAAATGGGTTTACACCAGCAATACTGGATGTACTTCGGGATAAAAAAGTGCCTGCGGCCTTCTTTGTTACAGGACATTATCTGAAGGATCAGTCTGAGCTTGTGAAGCGAATGGCAACTGAAGGCCATGTGGTCGGCAATCATTCCTGGAGCCATCCAGACATGACCAGAATCTCGAATGATAAGATCCGAACAGAGCTGGATCAGGTCAAGTCTGAGATCAACCGCTTGACTGGACAACAGGTGAGTTTCTTGCGTCCGCCGCGAGGTATTTTCAACGCTCGCACGCTTGCAGAGAGTCGCGCACAGGGTTATGTGAATGTATTCTGGTCTGTGGCGTACAAAGACTGGGATACCAATGTACAACGTGGCGCGGACTATGCACGTCAGCAGGTGCTGAAGCAGTTGCATCCAGGAGCGGTTATTCTGTTACACTCGGTTTCCAAAGATAATACAGAAGCACTCAGTTCCATTATTGATGAAGCGCGTCGGCAAGGATATGTTTTTAAACACTTGAATGATCTCAAAACCAAAAGCTACTAATAAACTGTAGTTAAAAAAGAGTTTAAGCGCGATGTTGAAAGAGGCTATGCTTTGTTTATGGAGCACTTTGCGGTTGTGAGCAGTTGTACCTTAACATAGCGTTCAGCAAAATAGTATATCGTTTGAATGCCAAAGGGCATCCTTAGTTATAGCTAAGGATGCCCTTTAATCTGTAAATATAAAAGCGATATAGAAGCAGTGTTCATGTCACCTATGATGTAACCTTCGGATGTTACAATGCAGTATTATAAATAATACCAATCGTTTTGGGGCCACAATGACTACAGATCACACATCCTGCGGTAGCTAGCTCGACGCGGGCACCGGTCTGTTCCTGAAGTGATTTTTGCAAGTCAAGCGCATCTTCCTCTGCCATCGTATGCACAACGATAATCAGATCCTTGTCGATCTGCTCTTTATTGCTTAGCGTGTTCTGTAGCATTTGCTCCAGAGCCTTTTCGCGTTTACCACGAACTTTGTAAGCAGGAGCCATTTTTCCATCCGTTACGCGAATCACTGGACGAATCTTCAACAGACTGCCAATCAGATTTTGCATGCCAGAGCATCGACCGCCCTTATGTAAATACTCCAGGGTATCAATGACAAATTCAGTTCGTACATTGGGCTTGAGAGCCTCGATCAGATGAGTGATCTCCTGTAGTGTTTGACCATTCTGCGCTGCATGAATTGCTTTCATAACAAGCAGTCCGATTCCGGACGAGAGATTCAAGGAATCCACAACAGAAATTCGGCCTCCCGGGAATTCGGAGCTGGCGAGGAGTGCATTTTGATATGTAGATGAAAGTTCGGAGGATAAGCTGATGTACAGAATATCGTCCCTTGGTCTATGTATGGCTGAAAAGCTGTCATGAAGTCTGCTGGAGAAGGCGCAGCCGTTTTGGGGAGGCGTCCATCCCTGCTTACACGTTCATATAGCTGCTCAGGTTTAATCTCAACACCGTCTTTCAATGATTCCTCGCCAAATACAACATAGAGCGGAATAATTCCAACGTCATACGTTTGGATCCACGATGGGGTCAGATCGCTGGTGCTGTCTGTGAAAATTTTGATTCGTGACATGTTGATCTCCTTTGGATATGATAATTTGAACAAAAAGTTTATGTCATTCGTTTGATGTTTGCAACATGTATGATGCTGCTGTATGAGACAAGCAATGTCTGTGTGATTCGATTACGTCAGGAACATCCCCGCTACAATCAGTCCGGCAAAGGCCAAAATCAAAATACCATTAAGTATCGTTCCGATGATGGCGAAGATTTTCTTCCGATTTTTGAGCACAAGACCAATGACACCAACGATAAGCCCAGCCAAATTGAGGATGAGGCAAACCAAGATGGAGAGTGAAGCAAGCACGACCGCAGGATGAAAAGCGATTTCCTCAACATTCGCAGGGGTGAACGAACCAAGTGAGCTGCTCAGCGCCATCGCAGCGAAGAAGAACGTTAAAATATAAGCAAACAGAGCAACTAGTCCAAGTATAAAGCTAGCAATCCCGGACCGGATTGTTTCAATCGGATGGTGTTCGGTTCTTCTGGGTATGGTGTGAATGAGTTGTTATCGTATGAATGTGGTTCATTCGTATGGTTATTATTCATATTTTATGATTTCCCTCCTATCCTGCTGATTAGTTAATGCATGTTATTACCCTTATTTAAACGTAGTGATTCTTGAGTTGGTTTCAAAAAGCACACCTTTTTACTTTTCCATAAAAGTCGATAAAAATCAAGATATCTCTGCACTTTCGCTAGTGTTATCGAGTGAATTGTTATATACAACCCAATTAGGCGAGTACGTTCAGTTAGCCAGCTAACTGGCAAACGATAGTGAGATTCGGGTACAATAAAACATAGTGCAAACTATGAACTTAAAGGGAGAGAAAGGGAAATGCAACGTAAATGGATGATGCTGGGCGCGATACTTACGATGCTGTCTGTGGCGATTGGTGCGTTCGGTGCACATATTGTGAAGGAGCATATTGATGCCAAAGCCCTTGCTACCTATGAAACGGGTGTACAGTACCATATGATCCACGCCATCGCTTTGCTGATTGTTGGACTTACAGCAGGACAACTAGGGGAGTCGACGAAGCTTAAATGGTCGGCACGTCTTCTGCTAATTGGTATCATTGTGTTCTCTGGTAGCTTATATGTACTCAGTACAACCGGGATCAAAATATTAGGCGCCATTACTCCAATTGGTGGTGTAGCTTTTATTACGGGTTGGCTGCTGTTCGCGTTAGACGTGTGGCAACGAGGTAAGGGACGATCCTAAACTACTTAAGGATGCTACCACGC
It includes:
- a CDS encoding DUF423 domain-containing protein, giving the protein MQRKWMMLGAILTMLSVAIGAFGAHIVKEHIDAKALATYETGVQYHMIHAIALLIVGLTAGQLGESTKLKWSARLLLIGIIVFSGSLYVLSTTGIKILGAITPIGGVAFITGWLLFALDVWQRGKGRS
- a CDS encoding ABC transporter ATP-binding protein; its protein translation is MLSELRFYMRKLRSVTGPVLYWNLLGMISISLMEGIGIYMLVPMLSLIGVFQMNSAGIQIPWISDALSGLSQNNQLLLVLGAFVVILSGQAWLQRLQTIRNTKIQQQFIRTLRLETYRSILMAGWPFFLQKRKSDFNHILTTELARVSQGTNIMLQMAASLIFTGIQIGLAFWLSAKLTTLVLVCGLVLFFVLRKFVKRAKQIGDKTSEFSQLYYHGLTEHFNGIKDIKSNMLEHSHIHWFDGMCRRIERNVIQFSKLNSGTQLIHKVSSAVIIAAFIYLSMRVLNVPPASLLLIILIFSRLWPRFTSIQSNLEYISSMLPAFRIVRELQLETEKSREIHNPLTGAAVQSDSDPSSPGPRSMRVKAKAQAQTQAQVSTSGMVEDMRPIQPLELLRSISCEHVNYRYEGSNTYALHEANVTVPAKGMTAIVGKSGAGKSTLIDLIMGLIRPESGQILIDGVPLSESSLLAWRSSIGYVPQDPFLFHTSIRENLRLVDPDASEEQMWQALQFSSSASFVRKLPQGLDTVIGDRGIRLSGGERQRLVLARVMLRNPSVLVLDEATSALDSENEQHIHEALERLRGHVTIIVIAHRLSTIRTADRVIVLDEGQVIQQGGYQQLSTDPVGTFSKLLNMQAGVVGQ
- a CDS encoding glycosyltransferase family 2 protein; amino-acid sequence: MLSSILIALQVVILIWFGYWFIISLFGFGKAKPMEMRAPKSRFLLLVPAHNEEVVIGDLLDNLKMIDYPAELFDICLIADNCSDLTADIGREKGVIVLEHYYMPGEPKGKPYAMKYALDMIDLDDYEGICVFDADNLVTPNYLKEMNNHLIAGHRIIQCYLDTKNPKDNFITMSYATSYYMMNRSWQLAKSRLGLGNAIGGTGFCVERQLFNEIGWTARSLTEDLEFTMQALLKGVKTHWSHYAKVYDEKPTNFWFSCVQRLRWARGTGTYVSNMLFL
- the cysC gene encoding adenylyl-sulfate kinase, which encodes MTREERNITWQQSSLDRQEREIRNGHRSRTLWFTGLSGAGKSSLAFALEKHLYDAGIRCYVLDGDNVRHGLNRDLGFTTTDRQENLRRIGEVSKLMVDAGLIVLSAFISPHAEDRQMVKQLFEPGDFIEIYVRCSIEECERRDPKGLYKKARNGDIPHFTGISAPYDVPEEPSLIIDTELLSLDEAVAEIVKHLEQTDSLQLPLSTTTNSIG
- the pdaA gene encoding delta-lactam-biosynthetic de-N-acetylase, which encodes MKRLVLYVLLAIVVATGTLPAQIEASPVNGAYHFGFKKSQNGQLPSIDQEGFKAILEQNDAIFLGDTKQKELYLTFDNGYENGFTPAILDVLRDKKVPAAFFVTGHYLKDQSELVKRMATEGHVVGNHSWSHPDMTRISNDKIRTELDQVKSEINRLTGQQVSFLRPPRGIFNARTLAESRAQGYVNVFWSVAYKDWDTNVQRGADYARQQVLKQLHPGAVILLHSVSKDNTEALSSIIDEARRQGYVFKHLNDLKTKSY